A region from the Desulfoglaeba alkanexedens ALDC genome encodes:
- a CDS encoding metal ABC transporter ATP-binding protein, whose protein sequence is MAPVAELRNLSFSINGYPILVDVDFAVEPGEFLAVIGPNGGGKTTLIKLMLGLLEPDRGSVRLFGSPPRKTRHRAGYVPQNIHVNLDFPISVLDVVLMGRKRRKFGLAHPSREDLAAAREALEWLGMWDLRHQRIGELSGGQRQRVYIARALVGRPEALFLDEPTASVDAEGQTALYEHLKELNETVTIVVVSHDVMVLSSYVKSVACVNRRVYYHAAPEVTPGMLQMAYRCPVELLAHGHLPHRVLPHHDK, encoded by the coding sequence ATGGCCCCTGTGGCGGAACTCCGGAATCTGTCCTTTTCTATCAACGGCTATCCGATTCTGGTCGACGTGGACTTCGCTGTGGAGCCGGGCGAATTTCTGGCGGTGATCGGCCCCAACGGCGGCGGAAAGACGACGCTCATCAAGCTGATGCTGGGACTGCTGGAACCGGATCGCGGCTCGGTCAGGCTCTTCGGTTCCCCCCCCAGGAAAACGCGCCACCGCGCCGGGTATGTTCCTCAAAATATCCACGTCAACCTGGATTTTCCCATTTCGGTTCTGGACGTGGTGCTCATGGGCCGGAAGCGCCGGAAATTCGGACTGGCTCACCCATCCCGGGAGGACCTGGCCGCGGCCCGTGAAGCGCTGGAATGGCTCGGAATGTGGGATCTGAGACACCAGCGGATCGGGGAACTGTCGGGAGGTCAGCGGCAGCGGGTTTATATCGCCCGTGCCCTGGTAGGCCGTCCCGAAGCGTTGTTCCTGGACGAACCGACGGCCAGCGTGGACGCGGAAGGCCAAACGGCGCTCTACGAGCATCTGAAGGAATTGAACGAAACCGTCACCATCGTGGTGGTGAGCCACGACGTGATGGTGCTTTCGAGCTACGTGAAGTCGGTCGCCTGCGTGAACCGGCGTGTCTATTACCACGCCGCTCCGGAGGTCACTCCCGGGATGCTGCAGATGGCTTACCGGTGCCCTGTGGAACTTCTGGCTCACGGCCACCTGCCCCA